A stretch of the uncultured Desulfobacter sp. genome encodes the following:
- a CDS encoding ATP-binding protein, with protein MSDKPSYEMLEQQIKQLERSVQGARRAELINRTLFYIASDLNSCDSLADLYASIYKRVSDLMDISNFFIAIYHRDQKSIQYVFRRDQQSDLSPEWIYNFSEKPSLTGDVIINKAPLLLDEQQLMDLESKGRVIGKLPKNWLGIPLMVKDEVIGVMAVKSYTNAVKYNQSHVELLSFVSDTIATAIKKKQAENDLSKAKERLVRSQKLEAIATLAGGIAHDFNNTLSVTLGNINLAQMAAASGTIRGYLDDAEQSVLQAKNLAAKFVIFSSSSTVGIKTHIDLTGFINATLDQLKQEKNIVSLFEASDLPPVIEADREALNEALKNVVINASEAMDNKHPVKVTAQLYGKRKGMIVISVTDQGRGIKSDDLEKIFNPYFSTKPKGGNRGTGLGLSVAWAIVKNHQGNIQVRSSLGQGTCVDIILPIFPKDTSKETKDTTKDTRKPKEVEAQIIRPARAATRKPLVLCMDDDAMILEITEIILTRLGYEPILAKSGEEAVKKYQACLVEGKIIGKVILDLEVKHGMGGEETMEKLLALNPGIKGIVSSGYSNDAVMENHALFGFSAALSKPFSITALKQALEDL; from the coding sequence ATGAGCGATAAACCTAGTTACGAAATGCTTGAACAACAGATCAAACAGCTGGAGCGCTCCGTCCAGGGCGCCCGCCGGGCAGAATTGATCAATAGAACGTTGTTTTATATTGCATCCGATTTAAATTCTTGTGATTCCCTTGCGGATCTGTATGCCTCCATATACAAACGGGTATCAGATCTTATGGATATCTCCAATTTTTTTATCGCAATTTATCATAGAGATCAAAAATCCATACAATACGTATTTCGAAGGGACCAGCAGTCAGACTTATCTCCTGAATGGATATACAATTTTTCTGAAAAGCCTTCGTTGACCGGTGATGTTATTATAAATAAAGCACCGTTACTGCTGGATGAGCAGCAACTGATGGATCTTGAGTCCAAAGGCCGGGTGATCGGCAAGCTGCCTAAAAACTGGCTGGGGATTCCGTTGATGGTCAAGGATGAAGTTATCGGCGTGATGGCAGTAAAAAGTTATACCAATGCCGTCAAATACAATCAATCGCATGTGGAACTGCTAAGTTTTGTTTCGGATACCATTGCCACGGCCATTAAAAAAAAGCAGGCGGAGAATGATCTCAGCAAGGCCAAGGAACGCCTGGTCCGCAGCCAGAAGCTTGAAGCCATCGCCACATTGGCCGGCGGCATTGCCCATGATTTTAATAACACCCTTTCCGTTACGCTCGGCAATATTAATTTAGCCCAGATGGCGGCGGCGAGTGGAACCATAAGGGGATATTTGGATGACGCAGAACAATCGGTCCTGCAGGCAAAAAATCTGGCGGCTAAATTTGTAATTTTTTCAAGCAGCAGTACCGTGGGTATTAAAACCCACATTGATTTGACAGGATTTATTAACGCTACCCTTGACCAACTGAAACAGGAAAAAAATATTGTGTCGCTGTTTGAGGCCTCTGATCTGCCTCCTGTTATTGAAGCAGACCGTGAAGCCCTCAATGAAGCGCTTAAAAATGTTGTTATCAATGCATCAGAAGCTATGGACAATAAGCATCCGGTGAAGGTAACGGCCCAGCTTTATGGCAAAAGAAAAGGCATGATTGTCATCTCTGTCACGGACCAGGGCAGAGGGATCAAGTCGGATGATTTAGAAAAAATTTTTAATCCCTATTTTTCCACCAAACCCAAAGGAGGGAATCGGGGAACCGGACTGGGGCTCTCCGTCGCCTGGGCCATTGTGAAAAATCACCAGGGCAATATTCAGGTTCGATCGTCCTTGGGCCAGGGTACTTGCGTGGATATCATTTTGCCCATTTTTCCAAAAGATACATCCAAAGAGACCAAAGATACCACCAAAGATACACGTAAGCCCAAGGAGGTGGAAGCCCAAATCATAAGACCTGCCAGGGCAGCTACCCGAAAACCCCTTGTCCTGTGTATGGATGACGATGCCATGATTTTGGAAATTACCGAAATAATTCTTACCCGGCTGGGTTACGAGCCGATTCTTGCCAAGTCCGGCGAAGAAGCGGTGAAAAAATATCAGGCCTGTCTTGTGGAAGGTAAAATTATCGGTAAGGTGATTCTTGACCTTGAAGTGAAGCATGGTATGGGAGGTGAAGAGACCATGGAAAAACTGCTTGCACTGAATCCTGGGATCAAGGGCATTGTCTCTTCGGGCTATTCCAATGATGCGGTCATGGAAAACCATGCGTT
- a CDS encoding methyltransferase domain-containing protein, with the protein MADFNPRYLADLLIKVAWEDQGYRHQEYYFVKNFNFYRDVFPGTLMEKACDALHDSNTFKIRVDASRLVPPYSENNVFSLPLGRVDMNDNIIAVPNRFYPRQILKGVSGIFKGNFIPFRVAEINDTHLTADLNHPLSRKALDLEFRILDSRISSRERGGTSTDWLEMALDGPGIQAAAFNGFANAMDTVDFERKDPGRDADFYAVDRLVGHIDQQAHDNLVRIYQDFFKDHDAVLDLMAGWQSHLPDGTKFSKVAGLGMNPHEMDENPCLTQSLVHDLNESSVLPYEDAGFDHAVCSLSVEYLTHPVTVFKEVARVLKPGGRFIVSFSNRWFPEKSISLWENLHEFERVGLVMAFFDSAGCFKDLETRSVRGYPRPLDDTHINKTLMSDPVYVVAGTVI; encoded by the coding sequence ATGGCCGATTTCAATCCCCGCTATTTGGCGGATTTACTGATTAAGGTTGCCTGGGAGGATCAAGGATATCGTCATCAGGAGTATTACTTTGTCAAAAATTTTAATTTTTACCGGGATGTTTTTCCCGGAACCCTGATGGAAAAAGCGTGTGACGCATTGCACGATTCAAATACCTTCAAGATTCGTGTCGATGCCAGCCGTCTGGTTCCGCCATATTCAGAAAATAATGTTTTTTCTCTGCCCTTAGGCCGGGTGGATATGAATGACAACATCATTGCCGTCCCCAACCGGTTTTATCCCCGCCAGATTTTAAAAGGGGTGTCCGGCATTTTTAAAGGAAATTTTATTCCCTTTCGGGTGGCGGAAATAAATGACACTCATCTGACCGCAGATTTGAACCATCCACTTAGCCGAAAAGCACTGGACCTGGAATTTCGCATTTTAGATTCCCGTATCAGCTCCCGGGAGAGGGGCGGAACGAGCACGGACTGGCTGGAAATGGCCCTGGACGGGCCGGGAATTCAGGCCGCTGCTTTTAATGGGTTTGCCAATGCCATGGATACGGTGGATTTTGAGCGCAAAGATCCGGGCCGGGATGCGGATTTTTATGCTGTAGACCGGCTGGTGGGTCACATCGACCAGCAAGCCCATGACAATTTAGTCCGAATTTACCAGGATTTTTTCAAAGATCATGATGCTGTTTTGGATCTGATGGCAGGGTGGCAGTCCCATTTGCCGGACGGGACCAAATTTTCAAAGGTCGCAGGTCTGGGGATGAACCCACATGAGATGGATGAAAATCCCTGTCTGACGCAATCATTGGTTCATGATCTTAACGAATCCTCTGTGCTGCCTTACGAAGATGCTGGGTTTGATCATGCCGTCTGTTCCCTATCCGTAGAATACCTGACCCATCCTGTGACAGTATTTAAAGAGGTGGCCCGGGTTTTGAAACCCGGCGGCCGATTCATTGTCTCTTTTTCCAACCGGTGGTTTCCGGAAAAGAGCATTTCCCTTTGGGAGAATCTTCATGAGTTTGAACGGGTCGGGCTGGTGATGGCGTTCTTTGACAGCGCCGGTTGTTTTAAAGACCTTGAAACCCGATCGGTCCGGGGATACCCACGCCCCCTTGACGATACACACATCAATAAAACCCTCATGTCTGATCCGGTTTATGTCGTTGCCGGAACTGTGATTTAA
- a CDS encoding universal stress protein produces the protein MNRFNHIMACIDLSDYSPMTLGYALGMAKQADIKVTICSIVPLREVNPVYMAGMMYPCREDTKEYLEELKKERIAQIKELIRTRYPEFDGKTDIRIKMGYPAEEILSMIDEVGPDLVVMANKGRSNLSSFMFGSAAEFVFRHCRKALFSVRDKHIFKRMYSGTELPQPGELRTIVAAVDFSPWTEHILARAGWMAQTTGAKLHVVHCIGTKELTWIKSHYIPENTFSEEEFLPKAKQRRKDRLEDQIKAAGIEDLSGIDITIDSGDPCEQILSATKSLRADALILGPLGHSRSVKFVLGSTIEKIFRHSPVPVLRLSPDICI, from the coding sequence ATGAACCGGTTCAACCATATTATGGCGTGTATTGACCTGTCTGATTACTCACCCATGACCCTGGGCTATGCCCTGGGAATGGCAAAACAGGCAGATATCAAGGTCACCATTTGTTCCATTGTCCCTTTACGCGAGGTCAATCCGGTCTACATGGCCGGAATGATGTACCCCTGCAGGGAGGACACCAAGGAGTATCTGGAGGAACTTAAAAAAGAGAGGATTGCCCAGATCAAAGAACTGATCCGGACACGTTACCCTGAATTCGACGGCAAAACCGATATCCGTATCAAAATGGGATACCCTGCCGAAGAGATCCTCAGCATGATTGATGAAGTTGGTCCAGACCTTGTCGTCATGGCCAACAAAGGGCGTTCCAACCTGTCGAGTTTCATGTTCGGCAGCGCGGCGGAATTTGTCTTTCGTCACTGCAGAAAGGCCTTGTTCAGTGTCAGGGATAAACATATCTTTAAGCGGATGTATTCAGGCACTGAACTGCCGCAACCCGGAGAACTGAGAACGATTGTCGCTGCGGTGGACTTCTCTCCCTGGACCGAACATATCCTGGCAAGGGCGGGATGGATGGCCCAAACAACAGGCGCAAAGCTTCATGTGGTCCATTGCATTGGCACCAAGGAACTGACCTGGATTAAATCCCATTACATCCCGGAAAACACCTTTTCTGAGGAAGAATTTTTACCCAAAGCCAAGCAACGGCGAAAGGACCGGCTTGAAGATCAGATAAAGGCTGCAGGCATTGAAGATTTGTCAGGGATCGATATTACCATTGATTCGGGGGATCCTTGCGAACAAATCCTTTCTGCCACAAAGAGCCTCAGGGCAGATGCCTTGATTTTAGGCCCCTTAGGTCACAGCCGCTCGGTCAAATTTGTTTTGGGCAGCACCATTGAAAAAATTTTTCGTCACAGCCCGGTGCCGGTACTACGCCTCAGTCCCGATATCTGTATCTAA
- a CDS encoding TetR/AcrR family transcriptional regulator: MARQKAHPASGADVPTQIKDEKLVRKRRRQIIDATVKLSIEHGYHNTTTRMIAKAAGFSIGSLYEYVSSKEDLLYLVCSTIHEEVKNAVKDALSGKVCEKAQLAAAIRQYFIVCDNMADHVLLMYQVTQFLPDKWKKRVLDTELDISNTFIKALAQLSGKNDFPHLDEKTCSLVGHNISVLGHMWAFRRWYLKKNFTIDQYISTQTEFILGLI, translated from the coding sequence ATGGCCCGGCAAAAGGCGCACCCTGCATCCGGAGCAGATGTCCCCACCCAAATAAAAGATGAAAAGCTGGTTCGAAAACGGCGTCGACAGATTATTGATGCCACGGTCAAGCTATCCATCGAACATGGTTACCACAATACCACCACGCGGATGATTGCCAAAGCCGCCGGATTCTCCATCGGATCTTTGTATGAGTATGTCAGTTCCAAAGAGGATCTTTTGTATCTGGTGTGCAGCACCATCCATGAAGAGGTCAAAAATGCCGTGAAAGACGCCTTGTCCGGCAAAGTCTGTGAAAAGGCTCAACTGGCCGCAGCCATCCGCCAGTATTTTATCGTGTGTGACAACATGGCGGACCATGTGCTGCTCATGTACCAGGTCACCCAGTTTCTGCCGGACAAATGGAAAAAAAGGGTGCTGGACACAGAACTGGACATATCCAATACATTTATTAAAGCCCTGGCCCAACTGTCCGGAAAAAATGATTTCCCCCATCTGGATGAAAAAACATGCAGCCTGGTGGGGCACAACATTTCCGTGCTCGGTCATATGTGGGCCTTTCGGCGGTGGTATCTTAAAAAAAATTTTACCATAGACCAGTACATTTCCACCCAGACAGAATTTATTTTGGGTCTTATTTAG
- a CDS encoding acetyl-CoA C-acetyltransferase: protein MNKAVIVSATRTPLGSFGGSLSGMGATTLGGLVIREAIRRADIEDAVVDECIMGMVLPCGYGQNPGKQAVVKAGLPWEVEAITVNKVCGSSLKAVMLAAQAIQCGDADVVVAGGMETMSMAPYYMDKARWGHRMGPGRIEDHMVHDGLWDVVNDFHMGMSNELCSERWDVTREDQDRFAAQSYARANKAVAQGRFKDEIMPVSIPQRKGDPKIFDTDECPKETSFEFLSKMKPAFKKDGVGTAGNASIISDGASAVVVMSESKAKELGCTIMAEIGAQASYGIDMKYVLMAPIYAIPKVLKKQGITINDVGLFEINEAFAGTSTGINKVLELDPEKVNVNGGSVALGHPIGASGARVLTTLLYEMAKRDVKTGLASLCLGGGEAVALIVNR, encoded by the coding sequence ATGAATAAAGCAGTAATCGTCAGTGCCACCCGAACCCCTTTAGGCAGTTTTGGCGGTTCATTAAGCGGCATGGGTGCCACAACACTTGGGGGCCTTGTAATCAGGGAAGCAATCCGACGTGCTGATATCGAGGATGCCGTGGTGGATGAGTGCATCATGGGCATGGTTCTACCCTGCGGGTACGGCCAGAATCCGGGAAAACAGGCTGTGGTGAAAGCAGGTCTTCCCTGGGAGGTTGAAGCCATTACCGTAAATAAGGTGTGCGGGTCATCTCTGAAAGCCGTTATGCTGGCCGCCCAGGCCATCCAGTGCGGCGATGCGGATGTGGTGGTGGCCGGTGGCATGGAGACCATGAGTATGGCGCCTTATTATATGGACAAGGCCAGATGGGGGCACCGCATGGGGCCGGGCCGCATTGAGGACCATATGGTCCATGACGGACTGTGGGATGTTGTTAATGATTTTCACATGGGCATGTCCAATGAGCTTTGCTCCGAGCGCTGGGACGTAACCCGTGAGGACCAGGACCGGTTTGCGGCCCAGTCCTATGCAAGGGCCAACAAGGCTGTGGCCCAGGGGCGGTTTAAAGATGAAATCATGCCTGTCTCAATCCCCCAGCGCAAGGGTGACCCCAAAATTTTTGATACGGATGAATGCCCCAAGGAGACAAGCTTTGAATTTTTGTCCAAAATGAAGCCCGCTTTTAAAAAAGATGGGGTGGGCACGGCAGGCAATGCCTCCATCATATCCGACGGCGCAAGCGCTGTGGTTGTCATGAGCGAATCAAAAGCAAAGGAACTGGGATGCACCATCATGGCTGAAATCGGTGCCCAGGCATCTTATGGCATTGACATGAAATATGTGCTCATGGCCCCCATTTATGCCATTCCCAAGGTGCTAAAAAAGCAAGGGATCACTATCAATGATGTGGGCTTATTTGAAATTAACGAAGCCTTTGCCGGCACCTCAACCGGCATCAACAAAGTTCTGGAGCTTGATCCCGAAAAAGTAAACGTGAACGGCGGTTCCGTGGCGTTGGGGCATCCCATCGGTGCCTCGGGAGCAAGGGTTTTGACCACGTTATTGTATGAAATGGCTAAAAGAGATGTAAAAACCGGTCTTGCTTCGCTCTGTTTGGGCGGCGGGGAGGCTGTGGCACTAATAGTCAATCGTTAG
- a CDS encoding 3-hydroxybutyryl-CoA dehydrogenase, which yields MEVKTFGVVGSGQMGNGIAQVAAASGMNVIMSDIKEEFCEKGLATISGSMDRLLKKEKITQADKDATLGRITTTTDLKDMAKADFVVEAAVEREDLKFQIFRDLDKVCPENVILASNTSSIPIGSIAAQTSRPDKVIGMHFMNPVPMMKLVEVIKGIATSEETFQMTWDLSKKFGKVPAEADDYPGFIANRILMPMINEAVFCLYQSVGTKEDIDTVMKLGMAHPMGPLTLADLIGLDTCLAIMETLYDGFKDSKYRPCPLLRRYVEAGWLGRKTGKGFYDYK from the coding sequence ATGGAAGTAAAGACCTTTGGTGTTGTTGGTTCAGGTCAGATGGGCAACGGCATCGCCCAAGTGGCTGCTGCGTCAGGTATGAATGTAATTATGAGCGATATTAAAGAAGAGTTCTGCGAAAAAGGACTTGCCACAATTTCAGGCTCCATGGACCGGCTGTTAAAAAAAGAAAAAATAACCCAGGCCGACAAGGATGCCACCCTTGGCAGAATCACCACCACTACGGACTTAAAGGATATGGCCAAAGCCGATTTCGTGGTAGAAGCCGCAGTAGAACGTGAAGACCTGAAATTTCAAATTTTCCGGGATCTGGACAAGGTCTGCCCGGAAAACGTAATCCTGGCCAGCAACACATCATCCATTCCCATCGGCAGCATTGCTGCCCAAACCTCCCGGCCGGACAAAGTGATCGGCATGCATTTCATGAACCCCGTACCTATGATGAAACTTGTGGAGGTCATCAAAGGGATTGCCACTTCCGAAGAGACGTTTCAAATGACCTGGGATCTGTCTAAAAAATTCGGCAAGGTTCCGGCTGAAGCCGATGATTACCCCGGATTCATTGCCAACAGGATACTGATGCCCATGATCAACGAGGCGGTTTTCTGTCTCTATCAAAGCGTGGGTACCAAAGAGGACATTGATACGGTCATGAAGCTTGGTATGGCACATCCCATGGGGCCATTGACCCTGGCCGACCTCATTGGCCTGGACACTTGCCTGGCCATCATGGAGACGCTGTATGACGGTTTCAAGGACTCCAAATACAGACCCTGCCCGCTGTTGAGACGATACGTGGAAGCTGGTTGGTTAGGGCGCAAGACCGGCAAGGGATTTTACGATTACAAATAA
- a CDS encoding YheU family protein, with product MKAVKILYDQLSPEALEGVVEEFVTRDGTDYGEREVPLEIKINQVMNQLRTGAAVIVFDSESETCNIFKANDPVLNGII from the coding sequence ATGAAGGCGGTTAAAATACTCTATGATCAGCTAAGCCCCGAGGCGCTTGAAGGTGTTGTTGAAGAGTTTGTGACCCGTGACGGTACTGATTACGGGGAGAGGGAAGTGCCTCTGGAGATCAAAATAAACCAGGTTATGAATCAGCTTCGAACCGGAGCCGCCGTTATTGTTTTTGATTCGGAATCGGAAACCTGTAATATCTTCAAAGCCAATGATCCTGTCTTAAACGGTATCATTTAG
- a CDS encoding class I SAM-dependent methyltransferase codes for MDTPGAFVAKIYDPVLYFALKNIRQDIIRLIPDHDVRILDLCCGTGDQLKRLSDAGFSNLKGVDLSPDMLKVARRGNKIATLIKCDVRHTGLPGASFDIIIISFAVHEKPAGVQTKMIAEARRLLAPGGQLILVDFSLDDQTKKTSKIAVDMIERLAGKEHYRNFKAYVRNGGMSPLIRDCFEIRQQIRHARGAASIWIVTPK; via the coding sequence ATGGACACCCCAGGTGCGTTTGTTGCAAAAATATATGATCCAGTCCTTTATTTTGCCCTGAAAAATATCCGGCAGGATATAATCCGGTTGATTCCGGACCATGACGTACGCATCCTGGATCTGTGCTGCGGTACCGGCGATCAGCTCAAAAGATTGTCTGATGCAGGTTTCAGCAATTTAAAAGGTGTAGATTTATCCCCGGATATGCTTAAGGTTGCCAGGAGAGGCAACAAAATAGCCACGCTGATAAAATGCGATGTACGGCACACAGGCTTGCCCGGTGCAAGTTTCGACATCATCATTATTTCCTTTGCAGTGCATGAGAAACCTGCTGGGGTGCAAACGAAGATGATCGCAGAGGCCAGACGCTTGCTCGCACCTGGCGGACAACTTATCCTAGTGGATTTTTCTTTGGATGATCAGACTAAAAAAACCAGCAAAATTGCTGTTGATATGATTGAACGTCTGGCCGGCAAAGAACATTATCGAAATTTTAAAGCCTATGTCCGTAACGGCGGCATGTCCCCTTTAATTCGAGACTGTTTTGAAATCCGGCAGCAGATCCGACATGCGCGGGGTGCCGCCAGTATCTGGATAGTGACACCCAAATAA
- a CDS encoding FeoB-associated Cys-rich membrane protein has product MENILVGLIVAVALFYCIKRLMNAFRGKSSCSCGCEGCSPGPQENCCGQKEGSDKDRPILK; this is encoded by the coding sequence ATGGAAAACATTCTGGTCGGACTAATTGTAGCCGTGGCATTGTTTTACTGCATAAAAAGATTGATGAATGCTTTTCGAGGAAAGTCCTCGTGCAGTTGCGGATGTGAAGGGTGCTCGCCCGGTCCCCAGGAGAACTGCTGCGGCCAAAAAGAGGGTTCGGACAAAGACCGGCCAATTTTAAAATAA
- the feoB gene encoding ferrous iron transport protein B produces the protein MSIAIALAGNPNAGKTTLFNELTGARQQVGNYPGVTVEKKQGTCVSEAGTFEIIDLPGTYSLTAYSLEEVVARDYLVNERPAMVVNIVDAANLERNLYLSVQFMEMGIPVCLALNMMDVAKKRGIEIDLDKLSDLLGVPVVPMVARTGKGKEELLAQVAKGIDKSASPLMISYGQDIDKALDEIEKIIEEKQFLTDIYPSRWVGLKYFENDTQILELGSTRDKETHDKLIEIGNKLQRHMSATLDTHPEGMIADQRYGFINSVLKQNVIRFAYDRNRLQRSDQIDKVLTNRFLGPLIMVGVLAALYQFTFTYSALPVAWIEGLFGWISGMMDAVLPDGLLKSMIVSGIIDGVGGVMGFVPLIMFMFLGISFIEDSGYLARMAFMLDRVFRIFGLHGSSVMAFIVSGGIAGGCAVPGVMAARTLKSPRERLATLLTVPFMNCGAKLPVYALLVAAFFPNKQASIMVILTLISWIGALLVAKLLRSTVIRGESTPFVMELPPYRFPTLKGLWIHTWERTWQYMKKAGTVILGISILLWAMMTFPGLDEKTSAKFESQRTAITDSVPADVLKEFETADEGTELSPEAREVRDALAGIDGQAALTRLENSIAGRIGKSLENISYLAGFDWRTNIALLGGFAAKEVVVSTLGTAYSLGDVEHGSTDSLGQRLAKTPGWGPVTAFALMIFTVFYAPCFVTVVCIARETGSWKWSAFSVGFNTALAFALSVLTYQVGSLLIN, from the coding sequence ATGAGTATCGCCATTGCCCTTGCAGGGAATCCAAATGCCGGAAAAACAACCCTTTTCAACGAATTGACTGGCGCCCGCCAGCAGGTGGGAAACTATCCTGGGGTCACGGTTGAAAAAAAACAGGGCACCTGCGTTTCCGAGGCCGGCACCTTTGAAATTATAGACCTTCCCGGCACCTATTCTCTGACCGCCTATTCATTGGAAGAGGTGGTGGCAAGGGATTACCTGGTTAATGAAAGACCGGCCATGGTTGTTAATATTGTGGATGCCGCAAACCTGGAACGTAACCTTTATCTGTCCGTGCAGTTTATGGAGATGGGGATTCCGGTCTGCCTGGCCTTGAACATGATGGATGTGGCTAAAAAAAGAGGCATAGAGATCGATCTTGACAAGCTGTCAGATCTTTTGGGCGTTCCTGTGGTGCCCATGGTGGCCAGAACAGGCAAAGGTAAAGAAGAGCTGCTGGCGCAGGTTGCCAAGGGGATTGATAAATCTGCCTCGCCTTTAATGATCTCCTACGGCCAGGACATTGACAAAGCCCTGGATGAAATTGAAAAGATCATCGAGGAAAAACAGTTTTTAACCGATATCTATCCCTCTCGCTGGGTGGGCCTTAAATATTTTGAGAACGATACTCAGATTCTTGAGCTTGGCTCTACCCGGGACAAAGAGACACACGATAAACTCATAGAGATTGGGAATAAACTCCAGCGTCATATGTCCGCCACCCTTGACACCCATCCCGAAGGCATGATTGCCGATCAGCGGTACGGGTTTATCAACTCCGTACTCAAACAGAATGTGATCCGGTTTGCCTATGACCGCAACCGGCTTCAGCGTTCGGACCAGATCGATAAGGTGCTGACAAACCGTTTTCTCGGACCTTTGATTATGGTCGGTGTGCTTGCCGCCTTGTATCAGTTTACCTTTACCTACAGTGCGTTGCCCGTGGCGTGGATTGAAGGCCTTTTTGGCTGGATCAGTGGTATGATGGATGCTGTTCTGCCTGATGGCCTTCTCAAATCCATGATCGTCTCGGGAATCATTGACGGTGTGGGCGGTGTCATGGGGTTTGTGCCGCTGATTATGTTCATGTTTCTGGGCATCTCATTTATTGAGGATTCTGGATATCTGGCCCGGATGGCCTTTATGCTGGACCGGGTTTTCCGGATATTCGGGCTTCACGGCAGTTCGGTCATGGCCTTTATTGTTTCCGGGGGTATTGCCGGTGGATGTGCCGTGCCCGGCGTTATGGCGGCCCGGACCCTGAAATCTCCCCGTGAACGGCTGGCGACCCTTTTAACGGTGCCGTTCATGAACTGTGGTGCCAAACTGCCGGTGTATGCCCTGCTGGTGGCGGCCTTTTTTCCAAATAAGCAGGCCTCGATCATGGTCATTTTGACCCTGATTTCCTGGATCGGAGCCCTTCTGGTGGCAAAATTGTTGAGAAGTACAGTGATCCGGGGCGAATCCACGCCCTTTGTCATGGAATTGCCTCCCTATCGTTTTCCTACGCTCAAGGGGCTTTGGATTCACACATGGGAAAGGACCTGGCAATATATGAAAAAAGCCGGGACCGTAATCCTGGGGATCTCCATTCTGCTCTGGGCCATGATGACCTTTCCCGGGCTGGATGAAAAAACCTCGGCAAAATTTGAATCCCAGCGTACAGCAATTACCGATTCAGTTCCGGCAGACGTTTTAAAAGAATTTGAAACTGCAGATGAAGGTACCGAACTTTCCCCTGAGGCTCGGGAAGTCCGGGATGCTTTGGCCGGTATCGACGGCCAGGCCGCTCTGACCCGGCTTGAAAATTCTATTGCCGGCAGAATCGGCAAATCCCTTGAAAATATTTCTTATCTGGCCGGATTTGACTGGCGGACCAATATTGCCCTGCTGGGTGGGTTTGCGGCCAAGGAAGTGGTGGTCTCCACACTGGGAACAGCTTACTCCCTTGGGGATGTGGAACACGGCAGCACAGACTCTCTGGGACAAAGGCTTGCCAAGACGCCGGGTTGGGGGCCTGTAACCGCTTTTGCCCTGATGATTTTTACGGTTTTTTACGCCCCCTGTTTTGTCACTGTTGTTTGTATTGCCCGGGAAACCGGATCATGGAAATGGTCGGCTTTTTCAGTGGGATTCAACACCGCCCTGGCCTTTGCGCTGTCTGTATTGACCTACCAGGTCGGCTCCCTGCTTATTAATTAA
- a CDS encoding FeoA family protein: protein MTVINLRQMKRNQTGVITSVKAQGEMGRRIRDMGIVPGKEITIQGRAPLYDPVALRIMGFTLTLRNNEADYIQVEVE, encoded by the coding sequence ATGACCGTCATCAACCTGAGACAAATGAAAAGGAACCAGACCGGGGTTATAACGTCGGTAAAAGCGCAGGGCGAAATGGGTCGCCGTATAAGGGACATGGGTATTGTCCCGGGAAAGGAGATCACCATTCAGGGTCGGGCCCCGCTTTATGACCCGGTGGCATTGCGGATTATGGGCTTCACGTTGACCTTAAGGAACAACGAAGCCGATTATATTCAGGTGGAGGTAGAGTAA